One genomic window of Cottoperca gobio chromosome 10, fCotGob3.1, whole genome shotgun sequence includes the following:
- the lsm11 gene encoding U7 snRNA-associated Sm-like protein LSm11 yields MEERERKGVKSDRKETVTATCSSTPPVPEHEPEAGCKAGDDGADKIDVCSDNFDPLLALYSPTVPLPFPNVKSFNNVAAYESFLKGGRGRAKPQNVEKKRLKAMKGVADPERIERLKKLIVNNPVTEEGESSGTPRRRKQKLQKNVLTRMPLCKGSPLGELHRCVEEKIRVRVHIRTFKGLRGVCSGFVVAFDKFWNMAMVDVDETYREPLLGDALYHEKALTISRLFEKLKLQESPGGDEPAKKYDAQETASKHHPANPESTPKNLSAAQTTSKRRDSRTDSKLSDAVKIKPDKHKVSLKAQGPEVCQKKDSQTYGKVHTRHINQLFIRGENVLLVNPQPL; encoded by the exons atggaggagagagaaagaaaaggtgtAAAGTCAGACAGAAAAGAAACGGTAACTGCAACCTGTTCGAGTACGCCACCAGTACCGGAGCATGAACCAGAGGCGGGGTGTAAAGCTGGCGACGATGGCGCAGATAAAATAGACGTCTGCTCCGATAACTTCGACCCTCTCTTGGCTTTGTACTCGCCGACTGTGCCGCTTCCTTTTCCAAATGTCAAAAGCTTCAACAATGTGGCGGCGTACGAGAGCTTTCTGAAGGGCGGCCGGGGCAGAGCCAAACCGCAGAATGTAGAGAAAAAGCGACTCAAGGCGATGAAAGGGGTGGCGGACCCGGAGCGCATCGAAAGACTGAAGAAGCTCATTGTGAACAACCCGGTgacagaggagggggagagcagCGGCACACCGCGGAGAAGGAAGCAGAAGCTCCAGAAAAATGTCCTGACAAGGATGCCCT TATGTAAAGGAAGTCCATTGGGGGAGCTGCACCGATGTGTTGAGGAGAAAATACGGGTCAGAGTTCACATCAGGACCTTCAAGGGACTGAGGGGAGTGTGCTCCGGCTTTGTCGTGGCCTTCGACAAGTTCTGGAACATG GCCATGGTGGATGTAGATGAGACTTACAGAGAGCCTCTGCTTGGAGACGCTCTCTACCATGAAAAGGCCCTCACCATTTCACGG CTCTTTGAGAAGCTAAAGCTCCAGGAGAGCCCAGGAGGTGATGAGCCAGCAAAAAAGTACGATGCCCAGGAAACAGCCAGCAAGCATCATCCTGCAAACCCTGAAAGTACTCCAAAAAACCTGTCTGCTGCTCAGACTACGAGCAAGAGAAGGGACAGCAGGACGGACTCCAAACTGTCAGACGCTGTTAAAATCAAACCGGATAAACACAAAGTCTCGCTGAAGGCCCAGGGGCCGGAGGTCTGTCAGAAGAAAGACTCTCAGACGTATGGCAAGGTCCATACACGCCACATCAACCAGCTTTTCATCCGGGGGGAGAACGTTCTCCTGGTTAACCCGCAGCCACTCTGA
- the clint1a gene encoding clathrin interactor 1a isoform X1 has translation MLNMWKVRELVDKATNVVMNYSEVESKVREATNDDSWGPSGQLMSEISRATFMYEQFPEVMNMLWARMLRDNKKNWRRVYKSQLLLAHLIRNGSERVVTSTREHLYDLRSLESYHFVDENGKDQGVNVRQKVKEIVDFVQDDERLRDERKKSKKNKDKYIGVSSDSMGYRSHTGDKYDSSDSRGKWDDDWERNKGQFPFSEKLGEISDKIGSTIDDTISRFRNKERDDSPDRFSDNEEDRGRSSQNGQSGKEFKDEEETVTTKSVHIVQATETTATRKRGGVPSKKVDLGAAAHYIGDKSPDTTTKQPQPSAPQPSSSGLADLLMVDTTPSQPAASDLMSGFADFSSPAASVGFSSVSAAPSSSNGEFGGWNAFPGGQMPATAQTVDTSGNDLFGAMTAPAATTPAPVSAAGSGPASADLFDLMGPTQSLSSSQSLNLSMSSTQSMSTTVLPQSRSQPLQNMGGPLQPVQQLQPMQQGVASLGAKAALPSTWSDSSINISLDFLGPGMQPPKQNQPTLNTLQHGNQVPANMLSQGFSSMSLGTTAVKPPGHPMMHAGAGMGMAPSQGMMGMSMNMGMPQGGMTMGMPNAMGMGMGMNPAMVQQPKHDAFADFGNFGK, from the exons ATGCTGAACATGTGGAAGGTTAGGGAGTTGGTTGACAAAGC AACCAACGTGGTGATGAACTACTCAGAGGTAGAGTCTAAAGTCAGAGAGGCCACCAATGACGACTCCTGGGGACCATCAGGACAGCTCATGAGTGAAATCTCCAG AGCCACCTTCATGTATGAGCAGTTCCCAGAGGTGATGAACATGCTGTGGGCCCGCATGCTGAGGGATAACAAGAAGAACTGGCGGAGAGTCTACAAG TCGCAGCTACTGCTGGCCCATCTAATCAGGAATGGATCAGAGAGGGTTGTCACCAGTACCAGAGAACATCTGTACGACCTGAGATCATTAGAAAGCTACCACTTTGTAG ATGAGAATGGGAAGGACCAAGGTGTGAATGTGCGTCAGAAGGTGAAGGAGATAGTGGATTTTGTCCAGGATGATGAGAGGCTTAGGGATGAACGAAAAAAGTCAaagaagaacaaagacaaatacatcGGGGTATCCTCAGACAGTATGGGATACCGAAGTCACA CGGGGGACAAGTATGACTCCAGCGACAGCCGGGGGAAGTGGGACGATGACTGGGAGAGGAATAAAGGGCAATTCCCCTTCAGCGAGAAATTGGGGGAGATCAGCGATAAAATCGGCAGCACCATTGACGATACCATAAGCAGATTTAGGAATAAGGAGAGAGACGACTCACCAGATAGATTTAG TGACAACGAGGAGGACCGGGGCCGCTCGTCTCAAAATGGCCAGTCGGGAAAGGAATTcaaagatgaagaggagactGTGACCACCAAGAGTGTACACATAGTACAAGCAACAGAGACTACAGCAACACGGAAGAGAGGGGGGGTCCCGTCTAAGAAAGTAGACTTGGGGGCCGCAGCCCACTACATAGGAGATAAGAGCCCAGACACCACCACCAAACAG CCCCAGCCATCAGCCCCCCAGCCCTCCAGCAGCGGCTTAGCTGACCTACTAATGGTGGACACCACACCGAGCCAGCCTGCTGCCTCGG ACCTGATGAGTGGATTTGCTGACTTCTCCTCACCTGCTGCCTCTGTTGGCTTCTCCTCAGTCTCTG CAGCACCTTCCTCAAGCAACGGAGAGTTTGGAGGGTGGAATGCCTTCCCTGGAGGTCAGATGCCAGCTACTGCTCAGACTGTGGACACCAGCGGAAATGACCTTTTTGGAGCCATGACAGCTCCTGCCGCCACCACCCCCGCCCCAGTCTCAGCTGCAGGCTCTGGTCCTGCCTCAGCAGACCTGTTTGACTTGATGGGGCCAACTCAGTCCCTCAGTTCCTCCCAGAGCCTCAACCTTAGCATGAGCAGCACACAGAGCATGAGCACCACAGTCCTGCCCCAGTCTAGGTCACAG CCCCTACAGAACATGGGGGGTCCTCTCCAACCTGTCCAGCAGCTCCAGCCTATGCAGCAGGGAGTGGCCTCTCTAGGAGCCAAAGCAGCCCTCCCTTCCACCTGGTCAGACTCCTCAATTAACATCAGTCTGGACTTTCTGGGCCCAGGCATGCAGCCACCTAAGCAAAACCAGCCCACCCTCAACACCCTCCAACACG GCAACCAGGTACCTGCCAACATGCTCTCCCAGGGATTTTCCTCTATGAGCCTTGGAACTACAGCAGTCAAACCGCCTGGACATCCTATGATGCACGCTGGTGCTGGCATGGGGATGGCCCCCAGCCAGGGCATGATGGGGATGAGCATGAACATGGGGATGCCACAGGGAGGTATGACCATGGGGATGCCCAATGCTATGGGGATGGGAATGGGGATGAACCCTGCAATGGTCCAACAGCCCAAACACGATGCCTTCGCTGACTTCGGCAACTTTGGAAAGTGA
- the clint1a gene encoding clathrin interactor 1a isoform X2 produces MLNMWKVRELVDKATNVVMNYSEVESKVREATNDDSWGPSGQLMSEISRATFMYEQFPEVMNMLWARMLRDNKKNWRRVYKSQLLLAHLIRNGSERVVTSTREHLYDLRSLESYHFVDENGKDQGVNVRQKVKEIVDFVQDDERLRDERKKSKKNKDKYIGVSSDSMGYRSHTGDKYDSSDSRGKWDDDWERNKGQFPFSEKLGEISDKIGSTIDDTISRFRNKERDDSPDRFSDNEEDRGRSSQNGQSGKEFKDEEETVTTKSVHIVQATETTATRKRGGVPSKKVDLGAAAHYIGDKSPDTTTKQPQPSAPQPSSSGLADLLMVDTTPSQPAASDLMSGFADFSSPAASVGFSSVSAPSSSNGEFGGWNAFPGGQMPATAQTVDTSGNDLFGAMTAPAATTPAPVSAAGSGPASADLFDLMGPTQSLSSSQSLNLSMSSTQSMSTTVLPQSRSQPLQNMGGPLQPVQQLQPMQQGVASLGAKAALPSTWSDSSINISLDFLGPGMQPPKQNQPTLNTLQHGNQVPANMLSQGFSSMSLGTTAVKPPGHPMMHAGAGMGMAPSQGMMGMSMNMGMPQGGMTMGMPNAMGMGMGMNPAMVQQPKHDAFADFGNFGK; encoded by the exons ATGCTGAACATGTGGAAGGTTAGGGAGTTGGTTGACAAAGC AACCAACGTGGTGATGAACTACTCAGAGGTAGAGTCTAAAGTCAGAGAGGCCACCAATGACGACTCCTGGGGACCATCAGGACAGCTCATGAGTGAAATCTCCAG AGCCACCTTCATGTATGAGCAGTTCCCAGAGGTGATGAACATGCTGTGGGCCCGCATGCTGAGGGATAACAAGAAGAACTGGCGGAGAGTCTACAAG TCGCAGCTACTGCTGGCCCATCTAATCAGGAATGGATCAGAGAGGGTTGTCACCAGTACCAGAGAACATCTGTACGACCTGAGATCATTAGAAAGCTACCACTTTGTAG ATGAGAATGGGAAGGACCAAGGTGTGAATGTGCGTCAGAAGGTGAAGGAGATAGTGGATTTTGTCCAGGATGATGAGAGGCTTAGGGATGAACGAAAAAAGTCAaagaagaacaaagacaaatacatcGGGGTATCCTCAGACAGTATGGGATACCGAAGTCACA CGGGGGACAAGTATGACTCCAGCGACAGCCGGGGGAAGTGGGACGATGACTGGGAGAGGAATAAAGGGCAATTCCCCTTCAGCGAGAAATTGGGGGAGATCAGCGATAAAATCGGCAGCACCATTGACGATACCATAAGCAGATTTAGGAATAAGGAGAGAGACGACTCACCAGATAGATTTAG TGACAACGAGGAGGACCGGGGCCGCTCGTCTCAAAATGGCCAGTCGGGAAAGGAATTcaaagatgaagaggagactGTGACCACCAAGAGTGTACACATAGTACAAGCAACAGAGACTACAGCAACACGGAAGAGAGGGGGGGTCCCGTCTAAGAAAGTAGACTTGGGGGCCGCAGCCCACTACATAGGAGATAAGAGCCCAGACACCACCACCAAACAG CCCCAGCCATCAGCCCCCCAGCCCTCCAGCAGCGGCTTAGCTGACCTACTAATGGTGGACACCACACCGAGCCAGCCTGCTGCCTCGG ACCTGATGAGTGGATTTGCTGACTTCTCCTCACCTGCTGCCTCTGTTGGCTTCTCCTCAGTCTCTG CACCTTCCTCAAGCAACGGAGAGTTTGGAGGGTGGAATGCCTTCCCTGGAGGTCAGATGCCAGCTACTGCTCAGACTGTGGACACCAGCGGAAATGACCTTTTTGGAGCCATGACAGCTCCTGCCGCCACCACCCCCGCCCCAGTCTCAGCTGCAGGCTCTGGTCCTGCCTCAGCAGACCTGTTTGACTTGATGGGGCCAACTCAGTCCCTCAGTTCCTCCCAGAGCCTCAACCTTAGCATGAGCAGCACACAGAGCATGAGCACCACAGTCCTGCCCCAGTCTAGGTCACAG CCCCTACAGAACATGGGGGGTCCTCTCCAACCTGTCCAGCAGCTCCAGCCTATGCAGCAGGGAGTGGCCTCTCTAGGAGCCAAAGCAGCCCTCCCTTCCACCTGGTCAGACTCCTCAATTAACATCAGTCTGGACTTTCTGGGCCCAGGCATGCAGCCACCTAAGCAAAACCAGCCCACCCTCAACACCCTCCAACACG GCAACCAGGTACCTGCCAACATGCTCTCCCAGGGATTTTCCTCTATGAGCCTTGGAACTACAGCAGTCAAACCGCCTGGACATCCTATGATGCACGCTGGTGCTGGCATGGGGATGGCCCCCAGCCAGGGCATGATGGGGATGAGCATGAACATGGGGATGCCACAGGGAGGTATGACCATGGGGATGCCCAATGCTATGGGGATGGGAATGGGGATGAACCCTGCAATGGTCCAACAGCCCAAACACGATGCCTTCGCTGACTTCGGCAACTTTGGAAAGTGA